In Alteracholeplasma palmae J233, a single genomic region encodes these proteins:
- a CDS encoding YbaB/EbfC family nucleoid-associated protein has product MNPNMMNKLRKIQKQMEEAQEKLDSTEFTGKASGVTVIVQGTRQVVDVKIDPEMLDEAEMLQDAILLAVNDALAQIDKQQQDTMGQFTGGMGGFGF; this is encoded by the coding sequence ATGAACCCAAATATGATGAATAAATTACGTAAGATTCAAAAACAAATGGAAGAAGCACAAGAAAAATTAGATTCTACAGAGTTCACTGGAAAAGCTAGTGGAGTAACTGTTATTGTTCAAGGAACAAGACAAGTTGTGGATGTTAAAATTGATCCAGAAATGTTAGATGAAGCAGAAATGTTACAAGATGCAATATTACTTGCAGTAAATGATGCTTTAGCTCAAATTGACAAACAACAACAAGATACTATGGGACAATTTACTGGTGGAATGGGTGGCTTTGGATTCTAA
- the dnaX gene encoding DNA polymerase III subunit gamma/tau has protein sequence MSYVALYRSYRPQTFSEVAGQKMIVQTLTNAIKHDKIAHAYLFSGPRGTGKTSIAKIMAKAINCPHLVDGNPCNECEICKAINKNEVSDVVEIDAASNNGVDEIRDLRDKVNYAPSVGTYKVYIIDEVHMLTTGAFNALLKTLEEPPKHVVFILATTEIHKIPATILSRCQRFDFKNIDQDDIVEKLKEIVLKEKININDQALKEIAIHSEGGMRDALSLLDQVISYKADDITEDDVLVVSGGLSKKTITTILESVVLKKPQQAINELNNILKQGKDISRVTNDLILALRDILLDRTNKTNLYEEFKLVPIQKIYAYLAILNELLQDIKWTNQKRAYIEMALIKMINHESVAKADLEAKVEYLEIELEKLKSLPKQTQIVNKQVPYQATPKGKPLVTVKQVEDILRNSNKAKKELLLSAWSRLEDYPLASLNGIAKMLYKGSLEAMTDDVMLLVYDSVILGKQMLKKEIKKQVLQILNQKKELVKDYIVILKPDWLYLKEAYLAELNSGTAVAKLPEYDLHLYEDEISEEFETKEDPTVSLAYEYFGKEKVKIKE, from the coding sequence ATGTCATATGTTGCGTTATACAGAAGTTATAGACCACAAACCTTTAGTGAGGTAGCTGGACAAAAGATGATTGTACAAACACTTACTAATGCAATCAAACATGATAAAATTGCTCACGCTTATCTTTTTAGTGGACCAAGAGGGACTGGAAAGACATCTATTGCTAAGATTATGGCTAAGGCGATTAACTGTCCTCACCTAGTTGATGGGAATCCTTGTAATGAATGTGAAATCTGTAAGGCTATTAATAAAAATGAAGTTTCAGATGTAGTTGAAATAGATGCGGCATCTAATAATGGTGTTGATGAAATTAGGGATTTAAGAGATAAAGTCAATTATGCCCCTAGCGTTGGAACATATAAAGTTTATATTATAGATGAGGTTCATATGTTAACAACAGGTGCGTTTAATGCCCTTTTAAAAACATTAGAAGAACCACCAAAACACGTTGTCTTTATTTTAGCAACAACAGAAATCCATAAAATACCAGCAACTATTTTATCCCGTTGTCAAAGATTTGATTTCAAAAATATTGATCAAGATGATATCGTGGAAAAATTAAAAGAAATTGTGTTAAAAGAAAAGATTAACATTAATGATCAAGCATTAAAGGAGATAGCTATTCACTCAGAAGGTGGTATGCGTGACGCTTTAAGTTTACTTGATCAAGTGATTTCTTATAAAGCAGATGATATTACAGAAGATGATGTTTTAGTTGTTTCAGGTGGATTATCTAAAAAAACAATTACAACAATCTTAGAATCGGTTGTCTTAAAGAAACCCCAACAAGCTATTAATGAATTAAATAATATTTTAAAACAAGGCAAGGATATTTCAAGAGTAACAAACGATTTAATTTTAGCTCTTAGAGATATTTTATTAGATAGAACAAATAAGACAAATTTATATGAAGAATTTAAACTTGTTCCTATTCAAAAAATATATGCTTACCTAGCTATTTTAAATGAACTTTTACAAGATATTAAATGGACAAATCAAAAACGTGCATATATTGAAATGGCCTTAATTAAAATGATTAATCATGAGTCAGTCGCAAAAGCAGATTTAGAAGCTAAAGTAGAATATTTAGAAATAGAATTAGAAAAACTAAAAAGTTTACCTAAACAAACTCAAATTGTTAACAAACAAGTGCCTTATCAGGCAACACCTAAAGGAAAACCGCTTGTGACAGTTAAACAAGTTGAAGATATCCTAAGAAATTCAAATAAAGCTAAAAAAGAACTTTTATTATCTGCATGGAGTAGATTAGAAGATTATCCTTTAGCCTCATTAAATGGAATTGCTAAAATGCTTTATAAAGGGTCTTTAGAAGCGATGACAGATGATGTGATGTTACTTGTTTATGATAGTGTCATTTTAGGTAAACAAATGCTTAAAAAAGAGATTAAAAAACAAGTTTTACAAATACTAAATCAGAAAAAAGAATTAGTAAAAGATTATATAGTGATTTTAAAACCAGACTGGTTATATTTAAAAGAAGCATATCTGGCTGAATTAAATTCAGGAACAGCGGTTGCTAAATTACCTGAATATGACTTACATTTATATGAAGATGAAATCAGTGAAGAATTTGAAACCAAAGAAGACCCAACAGTTTCATTGGCATATGAATATTTTGGAAAAGAAAAAGTAAAAATAAAGGAGTAG
- the mnmE gene encoding tRNA uridine-5-carboxymethylaminomethyl(34) synthesis GTPase MnmE codes for MIFDTIAAIATPIGTAGISVIRVSGDDAITQINTIFKGKSLNKKESHTITYGHILNEDGSVLDEVMVSIFRAPKSFTGENVVEVSTHGGILITQMVLERILTLDIRLARPGEFSERAYLNKRIDLVQAEAIMDIIHAKNENAIKVAHLGLQKETSQLIKNLKEKLLTVVAQIEVNIDYPEYDDAVVMSKEIVYPKTLELIKEMEEILTHSKKTRYIRDGIKTAIVGKPNVGKSSLLNALLDEDRAIVTDIAGTTRDTIDAYVNLGGFTLHLIDTAGIRQTEDKVEQIGVTKSRKAITEAELVLLVLDQSSDLTEEDLELLELTKDYPRILIGNKSDLTRKLDLELVSISSLNKVGLKELEQTILKKLQLENLEQKDFNYLSNVRHIKKIKDALNALKDVLEAINNDMPVDIYVLDLTNAWNDLGEILGDNGYGDLLTELFSKFCLGK; via the coding sequence ATGATATTTGATACGATTGCCGCAATCGCAACCCCTATTGGTACCGCAGGAATTAGTGTGATTAGAGTGAGCGGTGATGATGCAATTACCCAAATCAACACAATTTTTAAAGGGAAGAGCTTAAATAAAAAAGAAAGCCATACGATTACCTATGGTCATATATTAAATGAAGATGGTAGTGTTCTTGATGAAGTAATGGTTTCTATTTTTAGAGCACCTAAGTCATTTACAGGGGAAAATGTTGTAGAAGTTTCTACCCATGGTGGAATTTTAATTACTCAAATGGTTTTAGAACGTATTCTAACTTTAGATATTAGACTAGCAAGACCAGGTGAATTTAGCGAAAGAGCTTATTTAAATAAGCGCATTGACCTTGTTCAAGCAGAAGCTATTATGGATATCATTCATGCTAAAAATGAAAATGCTATTAAAGTTGCTCATTTAGGACTCCAAAAAGAAACATCGCAATTAATTAAAAACTTAAAAGAAAAACTTTTAACAGTTGTTGCACAAATAGAAGTGAATATTGATTATCCAGAGTATGATGATGCGGTTGTTATGAGTAAAGAAATAGTTTACCCTAAGACATTAGAACTAATTAAAGAAATGGAAGAAATATTAACTCACTCTAAAAAAACTAGATATATTAGAGATGGTATTAAAACAGCGATTGTTGGAAAACCTAATGTAGGAAAATCAAGTCTTTTAAATGCCTTATTAGATGAAGATAGAGCGATTGTTACTGATATTGCTGGAACAACCCGTGATACAATAGATGCTTATGTTAATCTAGGTGGCTTTACTCTTCATTTAATCGATACTGCAGGGATTAGACAAACAGAAGATAAAGTAGAACAAATAGGTGTCACTAAATCTAGAAAGGCTATTACAGAAGCTGAATTAGTCTTATTAGTTTTAGATCAAAGTAGTGACTTAACAGAAGAGGACTTAGAATTATTAGAATTGACTAAAGACTATCCTAGAATTTTAATTGGTAATAAATCTGACTTAACAAGAAAACTAGATTTAGAATTAGTTTCAATCTCTAGTTTAAATAAAGTAGGACTAAAAGAATTAGAACAAACAATCTTAAAAAAACTACAATTAGAAAACTTAGAACAAAAAGACTTTAACTACTTATCTAATGTTAGACATATAAAGAAGATAAAAGACGCTCTAAATGCATTAAAAGACGTCTTAGAGGCAATTAACAATGATATGCCAGTAGATATTTATGTTCTAGACTTAACAAATGCTTGGAATGACCTAGGAGAGATTTTAGGAGATAACGGGTATGGAGATTTATTAACAGAATTATTTTCTAAATTTTGCCTAGGAAAATAA
- a CDS encoding MgtC/SapB family protein — protein sequence MNNIFSVADGHQLVRDLGYSFNEVLWMILIPLTISIIIAGYIGLERQNVGKAAGVSAHILVGLGSAGLAIMQRLMYYSQIKAGIGDPEGQRIIAQVVAGVGFIGAGVILKDVNNTIRGLTTAGTIWAVAMVCLILGSGYLILGSIVGGVMVLFITLRDFKRGINPFKKLPHNREDHE from the coding sequence ATGAATAATATTTTTTCAGTAGCAGATGGGCACCAATTAGTAAGAGATCTAGGATACAGTTTTAATGAAGTACTATGGATGATTTTAATACCATTAACAATTTCTATTATTATTGCAGGCTATATTGGCTTAGAACGCCAAAACGTAGGTAAAGCAGCGGGTGTTTCGGCACATATCTTAGTTGGACTAGGAAGTGCAGGATTAGCCATTATGCAACGACTTATGTATTATTCTCAAATTAAAGCAGGTATTGGCGATCCTGAGGGACAAAGAATTATTGCTCAGGTAGTTGCAGGTGTCGGTTTTATTGGAGCAGGCGTTATTTTAAAAGATGTTAATAATACAATTAGAGGGCTTACTACTGCAGGAACTATTTGGGCAGTAGCCATGGTTTGTCTAATTTTAGGTAGTGGGTATTTAATATTAGGCTCTATAGTAGGTGGTGTGATGGTACTCTTTATTACACTACGTGACTTTAAGCGTGGTATTAATCCATTTAAAAAACTACCTCATAACAGAGAGGATCATGAATAA
- a CDS encoding tRNA 2-thiocytidine biosynthesis TtcA family protein → MHCNYIEVTTPKLDLKDIERSITKTYKSVLFTPFLKAITEYNLVEPNDKIAVAISGGKDSLLLAKLFQELKRHNKFPFEVVFLSMDPGFIELNRNQLLSNCEHLNIPLSVEESHIFDVVGKIAKENPCYLCAKMRRGFLYQKAKELGCNKLALGHHMDDVIETTLLNVFYAGQFGTMVPKIKAENFDDIELIRPLFYVEEKDIIRWVKYSGIQAMNCGCTVAALKTSSKRREMKELVEKMKAFNPDVAKSIFKSAENVNLEAILGYKNKNKKTHFNEIYDKKGKLDE, encoded by the coding sequence ATGCATTGTAATTATATAGAAGTTACAACTCCTAAATTAGATTTAAAAGATATCGAAAGAAGTATTACTAAAACATATAAATCAGTTTTATTTACACCGTTTTTAAAAGCTATTACAGAATATAACTTAGTAGAGCCTAATGATAAAATAGCGGTTGCTATATCAGGAGGTAAAGACAGTTTACTTTTAGCTAAACTCTTTCAAGAATTAAAAAGACATAATAAGTTTCCTTTCGAAGTTGTTTTCTTATCTATGGATCCAGGTTTTATTGAACTGAATAGAAACCAACTATTAAGCAACTGTGAACACTTAAATATCCCTTTAAGTGTAGAAGAATCACATATTTTTGATGTGGTAGGAAAAATAGCTAAAGAAAATCCATGTTACTTATGTGCTAAAATGAGAAGAGGGTTCCTCTATCAAAAAGCTAAAGAACTAGGCTGTAATAAGTTAGCATTAGGACATCATATGGATGATGTCATTGAAACAACTTTATTAAACGTATTTTACGCAGGACAATTTGGGACAATGGTTCCTAAGATTAAAGCAGAAAACTTTGATGATATAGAACTGATAAGACCTTTATTTTACGTAGAAGAAAAAGATATTATTAGATGGGTTAAATACTCAGGTATTCAAGCAATGAACTGTGGATGTACGGTTGCTGCTTTAAAAACTTCTTCTAAAAGACGTGAAATGAAAGAATTAGTAGAAAAGATGAAAGCATTTAATCCTGATGTAGCTAAATCCATTTTCAAATCAGCTGAAAATGTTAATTTAGAAGCTATTTTAGGATATAAAAATAAAAATAAGAAAACACACTTCAATGAAATTTATGACAAGAAAGGAAAATTAGATGAATAA
- a CDS encoding DHH family phosphoesterase — protein sequence MKHIYDKIKEYKTIIIHGHKRPDGDCYGAQFGLKNIIENTYPEKDVYVVGQKSDFVDYVGQMDVISDDVYKGALSIVVDTATSERISEERYTLGKEIIKIDHHIPIDQYGDYQWVDTSFPSCAQMIAYFAKTFDMKITKPGAVAMYTGILTDTGRFKYRGVSQLTHELAGMLLSNGADVEEIDQQLSKESLNVIRYKGFIYQNFITDNGFIYVKVSKDQVKEFGLTYEEASSVVNILGGIDGYPVWAILLEQEDNTIRVRLRSNGPDIDKVANQFKGGGHAKASGATLDNWEELPAFIKAVKEVI from the coding sequence ATGAAACATATATATGACAAAATAAAAGAATATAAAACAATTATTATTCATGGACACAAAAGACCAGATGGGGATTGTTACGGAGCTCAGTTTGGATTAAAAAATATTATAGAAAATACATACCCAGAAAAAGATGTTTATGTAGTGGGTCAAAAAAGCGACTTTGTAGACTACGTTGGACAGATGGATGTTATTAGTGATGATGTTTATAAAGGAGCGTTATCAATTGTAGTTGATACTGCAACTTCTGAAAGAATTAGTGAAGAAAGATATACACTAGGAAAAGAAATTATTAAAATAGATCATCATATACCAATAGATCAATATGGAGATTATCAATGGGTAGATACTAGTTTTCCTTCATGTGCACAAATGATTGCTTACTTTGCTAAAACATTTGATATGAAGATTACTAAACCAGGTGCGGTTGCTATGTATACAGGTATTTTAACTGATACAGGCAGATTTAAATATCGCGGAGTTTCACAACTTACCCATGAACTTGCAGGTATGCTATTAAGTAATGGTGCTGATGTAGAAGAAATCGATCAACAATTAAGTAAAGAATCATTAAATGTTATTAGATATAAAGGATTTATCTACCAAAACTTTATCACAGATAATGGATTTATATATGTTAAAGTTTCAAAAGACCAAGTAAAAGAATTTGGTTTAACATATGAAGAAGCATCTTCAGTTGTAAATATATTAGGTGGTATTGATGGATATCCAGTATGGGCAATCCTTCTAGAACAAGAAGATAATACGATTAGAGTAAGATTGCGTTCAAATGGTCCTGATATAGATAAAGTAGCTAACCAATTTAAAGGTGGAGGCCATGCTAAGGCAAGCGGTGCTACATTAGATAACTGGGAAGAACTACCTGCATTTATTAAGGCGGTTAAAGAGGTTATATAA
- a CDS encoding DHH family phosphoesterase — MKTEILNYIKKYQTIIIHRHARPDMDAIGSQIGLQQALKENFPEKDIYVVGDLNPMSYKAKMDDITDDTYKDALVFILDCAVSHMISDDRYKLAKDVIIIDHHTNPSDIENTLFYQQSTYTSACEILVELVKDWNFKINQECATYLYGGMVTDTGRFLYVNENNASHAFLMASYITQFKPDIKDFYDFLYTESLEKRQVKNLFSEFSLTEHNVAYRKNTAELVSQSKLDVQGVSRGMINQMAGLKEVKIWASFTEDKEKNIILGEFRARDITIVDIAKKYGGGGHNQACGATLTSWEQADLIINDLDERAKENL, encoded by the coding sequence ATGAAAACAGAAATATTAAACTATATAAAAAAATACCAAACAATTATCATACATCGCCATGCTAGACCAGACATGGATGCGATTGGATCACAAATAGGCTTGCAACAAGCCCTTAAAGAGAATTTTCCAGAAAAAGACATATATGTTGTAGGGGATTTAAATCCAATGTCTTACAAGGCAAAAATGGATGATATTACAGATGATACGTATAAAGATGCCTTAGTATTTATATTAGATTGTGCCGTTAGTCATATGATTAGTGATGATAGATATAAATTAGCTAAAGATGTAATTATTATTGATCATCATACAAACCCATCAGATATAGAAAATACATTATTTTACCAACAATCAACTTATACATCAGCGTGTGAAATTCTAGTAGAACTAGTTAAAGATTGGAATTTCAAAATTAACCAAGAATGTGCAACCTACCTTTATGGTGGTATGGTAACAGATACTGGAAGATTTTTATATGTTAATGAAAATAATGCATCACATGCCTTTTTAATGGCATCATACATTACACAGTTTAAACCAGATATTAAAGATTTTTATGATTTCCTTTATACTGAAAGTTTAGAAAAACGACAAGTTAAGAATTTATTCTCAGAATTTTCATTGACTGAACATAATGTTGCTTATAGAAAAAATACAGCTGAATTAGTTTCACAGTCTAAACTAGATGTTCAAGGCGTTAGTCGTGGTATGATTAACCAAATGGCTGGACTAAAAGAAGTTAAAATATGGGCAAGTTTTACAGAAGATAAAGAAAAGAATATTATTCTAGGTGAATTTAGAGCACGTGATATAACAATTGTTGATATCGCTAAAAAATATGGTGGCGGTGGACACAACCAAGCATGTGGTGCTACATTAACCTCTTGGGAACAAGCAGATTTAATAATAAATGATTTAGATGAAAGGGCAAAAGAAAACCTATGA
- a CDS encoding lamin tail domain-containing protein: MKKFTLLILAIFSFFLVSCTKEQEVTTSSDIHISKYYETFELFDNVIELYNPLEESVNLSNYKLEIYSNGEKIVGYSIDLSGIIEPKNYYVIANDKYTNEIVDDKKDLATSELVFNGDDVIALVKDDKIIDILGDIGNSVPFARDVTLIRKPSAVLANSKYDEYSFIFYTEGQYQYLKNDNYEVKTEKELIEGPQFLEEYKNMPFVNETNENKGGGGAIKVKVHNYVDGDTTHFIDDEGNIYKMRYYLIDTREVNGTNVTAQEWGYPASNFTNNILKDAMDNNKEIWIQTVKGGQLIDTYSRHLGYVWVDGKLVNYEVVRAGMSDINFNLGSVSEGDLEQTYKNIPLFGYVLNAASRAQKNGWGIHGEKDPNWNYDTKKPTSPHNFLPDPRFYKVEIDG, from the coding sequence ATGAAAAAATTTACACTATTGATACTAGCTATTTTTAGTTTTTTCTTGGTATCATGTACAAAAGAACAGGAAGTAACAACAAGCTCTGACATACATATCTCTAAATATTATGAGACTTTTGAACTGTTTGATAATGTTATTGAATTATACAACCCCTTAGAAGAAAGTGTTAATCTATCTAACTATAAATTAGAAATTTATTCAAATGGGGAAAAAATAGTAGGCTATTCTATAGACTTAAGCGGAATCATTGAGCCCAAAAATTACTATGTTATTGCCAATGATAAATATACAAATGAAATTGTTGATGATAAAAAGGATTTAGCTACATCAGAACTAGTATTTAATGGCGATGATGTCATTGCCTTAGTTAAGGATGATAAAATTATTGATATACTTGGGGATATAGGTAATTCTGTACCATTTGCTAGAGATGTAACTCTTATCAGAAAACCTTCAGCAGTGCTCGCTAATAGTAAGTATGATGAGTATTCTTTTATATTTTATACTGAAGGACAATATCAATATTTGAAAAATGATAATTATGAAGTAAAAACAGAAAAAGAATTAATTGAAGGACCACAATTTTTAGAAGAATATAAAAATATGCCTTTTGTTAATGAAACAAATGAAAATAAAGGTGGAGGCGGAGCTATCAAGGTTAAAGTACATAATTATGTTGATGGCGACACAACTCATTTTATAGATGACGAGGGTAATATTTATAAGATGCGTTATTATTTAATTGATACTAGAGAAGTGAATGGTACAAATGTTACAGCACAGGAATGGGGGTATCCTGCAAGTAACTTTACTAACAACATTTTAAAAGATGCAATGGATAATAATAAGGAAATATGGATACAAACAGTTAAAGGTGGACAATTAATTGACACATACAGTAGACATTTAGGTTATGTGTGGGTTGATGGAAAACTAGTTAATTATGAGGTAGTTAGAGCTGGAATGTCTGACATTAACTTTAATTTAGGAAGTGTATCAGAAGGCGATTTAGAACAAACATATAAGAATATACCTTTATTTGGATATGTTCTTAATGCAGCTAGCCGTGCACAAAAAAATGGATGGGGAATTCATGGTGAAAAAGATCCAAATTGGAATTATGATACTAAAAAACCAACTAGTCCGCATAACTTTTTACCAGATCCAAGATTTTATAAAGTAGAAATTGATGGATAA
- a CDS encoding immunoglobulin-like domain-containing protein, whose amino-acid sequence MKKILTMITALLLSITLVACTKDGNTEDLKDALDRLDLAVTDANNVKASFELTTDLAHGAKAVWTSNNTKVAEIKDRKGTIYAIIEQPLHSEGEKTVDLVATVTLGKLKEDKKFTIKVPSLPEDLRVISNIQALRALEIGGKDQPTTIPVKLENVTIVGIDDDAYYVTDGTDVTLVFTTPVGLEVGDKGTLIGDAAIYYDAFQVSNAGFVVKEVDQPVTAKEISLKTYNFLDVNISTDAGKQKVKEAKSSSELLQLVKFTARVVMRPDFTGGANYITTLVGTDESGKYNPDANFVLSYYKQKNHEKLADYNGKVVTITATVRELRDNRALTTGVSKPVFSFSIQKIEAPQAIDDAGKYLADYGFTLSTVNFPKNDTIKLPAEGLAYKTPITWELVNAADSKYIDLATGKVTVEDGIRAEVKLKGTMTLGANTVTKEFTVYVGDYVTITLDKLEENINKAVRFKGVVTQLRVSKTDVEFYIQDEKGGVYANYIATSKTGEIKVGDELEIVATIEKNHLGYKFVGKNTVSVKKVSSAKVVTPIALTEETYVASTVGKLVDVTGILTQASDSEKDRNFIVTVGEKSYKVYVLADEVTSLRLLAGKTVKITAVLGSYNSNLQLVPIQSNQIIDMTPKA is encoded by the coding sequence ATGAAAAAAATATTAACAATGATAACTGCGTTGTTACTAAGTATAACGCTAGTTGCTTGTACTAAAGATGGCAACACGGAAGATTTAAAAGATGCACTAGATAGATTAGATTTAGCGGTAACAGATGCTAATAACGTTAAAGCTAGCTTTGAATTAACAACTGATTTAGCACATGGTGCTAAGGCTGTATGGACTTCTAACAACACAAAAGTTGCAGAAATCAAAGATAGAAAAGGTACGATATATGCTATTATCGAACAGCCTTTACACAGTGAAGGTGAAAAAACAGTAGATTTAGTTGCAACAGTTACATTAGGTAAATTAAAAGAAGATAAAAAATTCACAATTAAAGTACCAAGCCTTCCAGAAGATTTAAGAGTTATAAGTAATATTCAAGCATTAAGAGCATTAGAAATTGGTGGAAAAGATCAACCAACAACAATTCCAGTTAAGTTAGAAAATGTAACTATTGTCGGAATTGATGATGATGCATATTATGTAACTGATGGAACAGATGTGACATTAGTATTTACAACTCCAGTAGGATTAGAGGTTGGAGATAAAGGAACTTTAATTGGTGATGCTGCAATATATTATGATGCATTCCAAGTTTCAAATGCAGGGTTTGTTGTAAAAGAAGTTGATCAACCTGTAACAGCAAAAGAAATTAGTTTAAAAACTTATAATTTCTTAGATGTAAATATTAGTACTGATGCTGGTAAACAAAAAGTTAAAGAAGCTAAATCATCATCAGAATTATTACAATTAGTTAAATTTACTGCTAGAGTTGTTATGAGACCAGATTTTACTGGAGGAGCAAATTATATTACAACATTAGTTGGAACTGACGAAAGTGGGAAATATAACCCAGATGCAAATTTTGTACTAAGTTACTATAAACAAAAAAATCATGAAAAACTAGCTGATTACAACGGAAAAGTTGTAACAATTACTGCAACAGTTCGTGAGTTAAGAGATAATAGAGCACTTACTACAGGTGTTTCAAAACCAGTATTTAGTTTCTCAATTCAAAAAATTGAGGCACCACAAGCAATTGACGATGCAGGTAAATATTTAGCAGATTATGGATTCACATTATCTACAGTAAACTTCCCTAAAAATGATACAATTAAACTTCCAGCAGAAGGTTTAGCATATAAAACTCCAATTACTTGGGAATTAGTTAATGCAGCAGATTCTAAATATATTGATTTAGCAACAGGAAAAGTAACTGTTGAAGATGGAATTAGAGCAGAAGTTAAGTTAAAAGGGACAATGACACTTGGAGCAAATACAGTAACTAAAGAGTTTACAGTTTATGTAGGTGACTATGTTACTATTACGCTTGATAAATTAGAAGAAAATATTAATAAAGCTGTTAGATTTAAAGGAGTAGTTACACAATTAAGAGTTTCTAAAACTGACGTTGAATTTTATATACAAGATGAAAAAGGTGGAGTATACGCAAATTATATTGCAACAAGCAAAACCGGAGAAATAAAAGTTGGCGATGAATTAGAAATTGTTGCTACAATTGAAAAAAATCATTTAGGGTATAAATTTGTTGGTAAAAATACAGTATCAGTTAAAAAAGTTTCTTCTGCAAAAGTAGTGACTCCAATTGCTTTAACAGAAGAGACATATGTAGCATCAACTGTTGGAAAACTAGTAGATGTTACAGGAATATTAACTCAAGCAAGTGATAGTGAGAAAGATAGAAACTTCATAGTAACTGTAGGTGAAAAATCATATAAGGTTTATGTCTTAGCTGATGAAGTTACATCTTTAAGATTGTTAGCAGGTAAAACAGTTAAAATAACTGCAGTATTAGGCTCATATAATAGCAATCTTCAACTTGTTCCAATTCAATCTAATCAAATTATAGATATGACACCAAAAGCATAA